From a region of the Sinorhizobium chiapasense genome:
- a CDS encoding helix-turn-helix domain-containing protein — protein sequence MRQVDVIDHRMLRPGRSAQILIVDCRQPHQHEHQPARLPPELMQLALVSETCLHRSAIFGSGFLDYLLWPLIEQEVVSRLGACVAQIERRSAALFFSADPLVQKSCDLLVQRVDRQIPLSELARIVGTNRTTLVNRFETSFGCGPMTWLRHYRMAEAARRLRSGNESVGKIALTLGYENSNNFSTAFKSVHGLPPLSYRKMAFRREKPV from the coding sequence TTGCGGCAGGTCGACGTGATCGATCACCGAATGTTGCGACCGGGGCGTTCGGCCCAAATCCTGATCGTTGATTGCCGCCAGCCGCATCAACACGAGCACCAGCCTGCAAGACTCCCTCCCGAACTCATGCAACTGGCACTCGTTTCCGAAACCTGCCTGCATCGTAGCGCGATTTTCGGCAGCGGCTTTTTGGACTACCTGCTGTGGCCGCTGATAGAGCAGGAAGTGGTAAGCCGGCTTGGAGCCTGCGTCGCTCAGATCGAGCGACGGTCTGCTGCGCTGTTCTTCTCCGCCGACCCGCTCGTGCAGAAGTCATGTGATCTGCTGGTACAGCGCGTCGATCGGCAGATCCCGTTGAGCGAGCTGGCGCGGATAGTCGGCACCAACAGGACAACGCTCGTCAACCGCTTTGAAACTTCCTTTGGCTGCGGGCCCATGACCTGGCTACGCCACTATCGGATGGCCGAGGCGGCCAGGCGCTTGCGCAGTGGCAACGAAAGCGTCGGCAAGATCGCGCTAACGCTGGGTTACGAGAACAGCAACAACTTTTCGACGGCGTTCAAGTCCGTCCATGGCCTCCCGCCGCTCAGCTACCGCAAAATGGCATTCCGCAGAGAAAAGCCTGTCTGA